A single window of Vibrio sp. HB236076 DNA harbors:
- the bioC gene encoding malonyl-ACP O-methyltransferase BioC encodes MKPSKTMNTEGRTDKRQQSIAHCFSRAAAHYDRHAHFQRQVGATVMTLLPQSLVGKHVVDIGSGTGYMAKQCMARGARVTCVDLSISMHQQAKLRCGERQVDYLVADAAFLPLVNQSADFVVSNLALQWCQPLSTSLAEIQRILKPNGQAHFSTLLAGSLSELRQAYCRAGLAPNINRFLSFNQVNIAMAQVATGQSRLRLENVQLDYERVVDLLRDLKGIGATYVEQRQHQNLNRKTLSGLERAFAQLCSSNSGLNVTYQVGIGSFYNE; translated from the coding sequence ATGAAACCTTCAAAAACAATGAACACAGAAGGGCGCACTGATAAGCGGCAACAATCAATTGCTCATTGCTTCAGTCGCGCCGCTGCTCATTACGACCGCCATGCTCACTTTCAGCGTCAAGTTGGGGCGACAGTCATGACGTTACTTCCACAGAGCTTAGTTGGAAAACACGTTGTTGATATTGGCTCCGGCACCGGTTATATGGCCAAGCAATGTATGGCGAGAGGCGCTCGAGTAACGTGTGTCGATTTGTCGATATCAATGCATCAACAGGCAAAACTTAGGTGTGGTGAAAGGCAAGTGGACTACTTGGTCGCCGATGCGGCCTTTTTACCTTTAGTCAACCAAAGTGCTGACTTTGTCGTCTCAAACTTGGCGTTGCAATGGTGTCAGCCGCTTTCGACTTCGCTGGCTGAAATTCAGCGAATCCTCAAGCCAAATGGGCAAGCGCATTTTTCGACCTTGCTGGCAGGATCCCTTTCTGAGTTACGCCAAGCGTATTGCCGTGCCGGTTTAGCTCCCAATATCAATCGCTTTTTGAGCTTTAATCAAGTCAATATTGCGATGGCGCAAGTTGCGACAGGACAATCCCGTTTAAGGTTAGAGAATGTGCAATTAGATTACGAGCGTGTTGTTGATTTACTGCGCGATTTAAAAGGCATTGGTGCAACGTACGTTGAACAGCGTCAACATCAAAATTTAAACCGTAAGACCTTGTCAGGGCTCGAACGTGCATTTGCGCAGCTTTGTTCGTCAAACTCGGGGTTGAATGTCACTTATCAAGTGGGGATTGGGAGTTTTTACAATGAATAA
- a CDS encoding 8-amino-7-oxononanoate synthase → MPHFKTRIIEQLAKRSEQGLTRQLVAKLAGNQVILEQGGQRYINFSSNDYLGLANEAALVRAWQQGLTLYGCGSAASPIVTGYSPAHQELSEQLCDWLGYDSAVLFNSGFSANQALLMTLLRRGDVCLQDKLNHASLIEASLATPAKTLRFRHNDTKHLALLLDKTAPAPTLLITEGVFSMDGDRAPLVDIERQRQAYDEVVTVIDDAHGIGVVGEQGKGSSHDMGVRADFLVVTFGKAFGLSGAAILCDRTYGDYLVQFAKHHVYSTALPPAQAYTLTHALALIKSQDWRRDKLRALCHLYDQHLNNEAGYVHTESAIKPFLIPDLNRLQAIVSRLQQHGLWVSAIRPPTVPPNGGRLRITLTANHTREQVMALVSCLKLHH, encoded by the coding sequence ATGCCACACTTTAAAACTCGAATCATTGAACAATTGGCTAAGCGTTCAGAACAAGGATTGACACGACAATTAGTCGCAAAACTCGCGGGCAATCAAGTCATTTTAGAGCAGGGCGGTCAGCGCTACATCAATTTTTCGAGTAATGATTACTTGGGGCTGGCCAATGAAGCGGCCCTAGTCAGAGCTTGGCAACAAGGCTTGACTTTGTACGGTTGTGGTAGTGCCGCCTCGCCAATCGTCACCGGTTATAGCCCTGCGCATCAAGAGTTAAGTGAGCAATTGTGTGATTGGCTTGGCTATGACTCAGCGGTGTTGTTCAATTCAGGCTTTAGTGCGAATCAGGCGTTATTAATGACGTTGTTGCGGCGCGGTGATGTATGTCTGCAAGATAAACTCAATCACGCTTCTTTGATAGAAGCCTCTTTAGCCACGCCAGCCAAGACACTGCGTTTTCGTCATAATGATACTAAGCACCTCGCTCTATTACTGGATAAAACCGCGCCAGCACCGACTTTATTAATCACTGAAGGCGTGTTTAGTATGGATGGCGATCGCGCCCCGCTGGTTGACATTGAACGGCAACGACAGGCCTATGATGAGGTTGTCACTGTGATTGACGATGCACACGGTATTGGTGTTGTCGGTGAGCAGGGCAAAGGCAGTAGCCATGACATGGGGGTGCGAGCCGACTTTTTGGTGGTCACCTTTGGCAAAGCGTTTGGTTTATCAGGGGCGGCCATTCTTTGCGACCGTACTTACGGTGATTACCTTGTGCAATTTGCCAAACACCATGTGTACTCAACGGCACTACCACCTGCTCAGGCTTATACGCTTACCCATGCGCTTGCGTTGATCAAAAGCCAAGATTGGCGGCGAGATAAGTTGCGTGCCTTGTGCCATCTTTATGATCAACACCTAAACAATGAGGCGGGGTATGTGCATACTGAATCGGCGATCAAACCCTTTTTAATTCCAGACCTCAACCGATTACAAGCCATTGTCAGCCGGTTGCAACAACACGGTTTATGGGTCAGTGCCATCCGTCCGCCAACCGTTCCCCCTAATGGTGGTCGCTTGCGCATTACCCTTACCGCCAATCACACTCGTGAGCAGGTAATGGCGTTGGTGTCATGCCTAAAACTGCATCATTAA
- the bioA gene encoding adenosylmethionine--8-amino-7-oxononanoate transaminase, with the protein MDLSFDQQHIWHPYTSTLDPLPCYPVTRAHGVYLTLENGQQLIDGMSSWWAVIHGYNHPELNRALHQQIDQMAHVMFGGLTHQPAVDLCKQLLHLAPNNLDKVFLSDSGSVAVEVSLKMALQYWQSKGQPRHQFLTLRHGYHGDTFAAMSVTDPDNSMHHIYKGFLPEHRFVSSPNTAFDAVWNDSDGDEIEQQFALHHRDIAAVIIEPIVQGAGGMRFYHPHYLRKVRELCDHYQLLLIADEIATGFGRTGKLFACQHADIEPDILCLGKALTGGYMSMAATLTTKAVADTLCSGEAGCFMHGPTFMANPLACRVASASLSLIQEGKWQQQVQNIERFFKHHWPRLQQSERVKSVRCLGAIAVVETHQRVDLAKIQQHFVNCGVWIRPFGRLIYIMPPYCIEPDQLMTLYHAIESALDHPEFFIGDTQ; encoded by the coding sequence ATTGATTTAAGCTTTGATCAACAGCATATTTGGCACCCCTATACCTCAACCCTCGACCCACTGCCGTGTTACCCCGTTACCCGTGCGCATGGCGTGTATCTAACGTTGGAAAATGGCCAACAACTGATCGATGGAATGTCTTCCTGGTGGGCCGTGATTCATGGCTACAATCACCCCGAACTCAACCGTGCGCTTCATCAGCAAATCGATCAGATGGCTCATGTCATGTTTGGTGGGTTAACTCACCAACCTGCCGTAGACTTGTGCAAACAATTACTTCACCTTGCTCCTAACAATTTAGATAAAGTCTTTTTATCCGATTCTGGCTCAGTCGCCGTCGAAGTCAGTTTGAAAATGGCGTTACAGTACTGGCAAAGCAAGGGGCAACCAAGACATCAGTTCTTAACCCTAAGACACGGTTATCACGGTGACACTTTTGCGGCTATGTCGGTGACCGATCCCGATAATTCAATGCATCATATCTACAAAGGTTTTCTTCCTGAGCACCGCTTTGTTTCGTCACCAAATACGGCATTTGATGCGGTTTGGAATGACAGTGATGGCGATGAAATCGAACAACAATTTGCCCTACATCACCGCGATATTGCTGCGGTGATTATTGAGCCAATTGTTCAAGGGGCAGGAGGAATGCGCTTTTATCACCCACACTATTTACGCAAAGTGCGTGAGTTGTGTGACCATTATCAGCTCTTGTTGATCGCCGATGAAATTGCGACTGGTTTTGGACGTACTGGCAAACTGTTCGCCTGCCAACACGCCGATATCGAACCCGATATTCTTTGTTTAGGCAAAGCACTGACCGGAGGCTACATGTCGATGGCCGCCACGTTAACAACCAAAGCAGTCGCCGATACGCTGTGCAGTGGTGAAGCTGGTTGTTTTATGCATGGCCCCACCTTTATGGCGAACCCATTGGCTTGTCGCGTTGCCAGTGCGAGCCTTTCTTTGATTCAAGAAGGCAAATGGCAACAACAAGTCCAAAACATTGAGCGCTTTTTTAAACACCACTGGCCAAGATTACAACAAAGTGAACGAGTTAAGTCCGTAAGGTGTTTAGGGGCAATTGCAGTGGTCGAAACACACCAGCGAGTCGACCTGGCTAAAATACAACAACACTTTGTCAATTGCGGTGTTTGGATAAGGCCCTTTGGTCGCTTGATTTATATCATGCCGCCCTATTGTATTGAACCAGACCAATTAATGACTCTGTATCACGCTATTGAAAGCGCATTGGATCACCCTGAATTCTTTATCGGCGATACGCAATAG
- a CDS encoding SDR family NAD(P)-dependent oxidoreductase translates to MKKILITGATSGIGRQLVLDYAQQGMDVIACGRNQEKLTELETECNGIETLCFDITDPHACVNALAQLPEGIDGWIFNAGDCLYLEDGVIDLAVVKRVMDCNFYGLVHCLFACQGYFQPGHQVVVVGSIASHIPLPRAEVYGASKAAVDYFANTLAIPYRQRGIYLSLVYPGFVDTPLTQKNTFAMPGVISRERASEIIIKQLSRKKPHIYFPRRLTWVIRFLALLPHGVAQWLGRQMIKK, encoded by the coding sequence ATGAAAAAGATATTGATTACCGGTGCCACATCAGGGATAGGACGACAACTCGTTCTTGATTATGCTCAGCAAGGTATGGATGTTATTGCTTGTGGCCGTAATCAAGAAAAATTAACTGAGTTAGAAACCGAGTGTAACGGCATTGAAACCCTCTGTTTTGATATCACAGATCCACACGCGTGTGTCAACGCATTAGCCCAATTACCAGAGGGTATTGATGGCTGGATTTTCAATGCTGGAGATTGTCTTTACCTAGAAGATGGTGTCATTGATCTTGCCGTCGTAAAGCGAGTAATGGATTGTAACTTTTACGGTCTTGTTCATTGTTTGTTTGCTTGTCAAGGTTACTTTCAACCCGGTCATCAAGTGGTGGTGGTCGGCTCAATCGCCTCACACATTCCCTTACCAAGAGCAGAAGTCTACGGAGCATCGAAAGCGGCCGTGGATTATTTTGCCAATACGCTAGCGATTCCTTACCGGCAGCGAGGTATTTATCTGAGCTTGGTCTATCCGGGGTTTGTCGATACGCCTTTAACGCAAAAAAATACCTTTGCCATGCCAGGTGTCATCAGTCGAGAGCGGGCTTCAGAGATTATTATCAAACAACTGAGCCGTAAGAAACCCCATATTTATTTTCCAAGGCGTCTTACGTGGGTAATTCGTTTTCTCGCTTTACTCCCCCATGGTGTTGCTCAGTGGCTAGGCCGACAAATGATAAAAAAATGA
- the bioB gene encoding biotin synthase BioB yields the protein MKNNPKWTYQQVDAMMTMPFMDLLFEAQQVHRQHHLANQVQVSTLLSIKTGACPEDCKYCPQSARYHTGIEKEKLMEVEAVLASAKKAKQAGSTRFCMGAAWKNPKQRDMPYLVKMIQGVKDMGMETCMTLGMLSTDQAQQLSQAGLDYYNHNLDTSAEYYGNIITTRSYQDRLDTLGHVREAGMKICSGGIIGMGESTRDRQGLLLELANLSPQPESVPINMLVKVKGTPLEDAEDVDSFDFIRLIAMARIMMPQSAVRLSAGRETMSEEMQALCFLAGANSIFYGCKLLTTPNPSEDKDLQLFNRLGINRQHVSDKPDQIQTELLLTKIAQQSQPEPSPDDLFYDATL from the coding sequence GTGAAAAATAACCCAAAATGGACCTATCAACAGGTCGACGCCATGATGACGATGCCTTTTATGGATTTGTTGTTTGAAGCGCAGCAAGTTCATCGACAACACCACCTAGCCAACCAAGTTCAAGTTAGCACTTTGCTATCGATTAAGACCGGGGCTTGCCCTGAAGACTGCAAGTATTGCCCGCAAAGTGCTCGTTACCATACCGGGATCGAAAAAGAAAAGTTGATGGAGGTAGAGGCGGTTCTGGCGTCGGCCAAAAAAGCAAAACAGGCGGGTTCAACGCGTTTTTGCATGGGAGCGGCCTGGAAAAACCCCAAGCAGCGCGATATGCCATATTTGGTAAAAATGATCCAAGGTGTGAAAGACATGGGCATGGAGACTTGCATGACACTTGGGATGTTGAGTACTGATCAAGCGCAGCAATTGTCTCAAGCCGGTTTAGATTATTACAATCATAACTTAGATACTTCGGCTGAGTACTACGGCAACATTATTACCACTCGCAGCTATCAAGACCGTTTAGACACTTTGGGCCACGTTCGTGAAGCGGGGATGAAAATCTGCTCTGGCGGTATTATCGGCATGGGAGAAAGTACTCGAGACCGTCAAGGCTTGTTACTCGAGTTGGCCAACTTATCGCCACAGCCAGAAAGTGTACCCATTAATATGTTGGTTAAAGTCAAAGGAACACCACTTGAAGATGCTGAAGATGTCGACAGTTTTGACTTTATTCGTCTCATTGCCATGGCGAGGATCATGATGCCACAATCGGCTGTTCGCCTCTCCGCTGGCCGAGAAACCATGAGTGAAGAAATGCAGGCGTTGTGTTTCCTAGCAGGGGCGAATTCAATCTTCTATGGTTGTAAGTTACTGACCACTCCGAACCCTAGTGAAGATAAAGACTTACAATTGTTTAATCGTTTAGGGATCAATCGACAACACGTGAGTGATAAGCCCGACCAAATACAAACTGAGCTCCTATTGACAAAAATTGCTCAACAGTCACAACCTGAGCCTAGCCCTGACGATTTATTTTACGATGCCACACTTTAA
- a CDS encoding NAD(P)/FAD-dependent oxidoreductase has translation MKIAIIGSGISGLTCAYHLHKNHDVTVYEANHYIGGHTATVDVDESGKPLAIDTGFIVYNDRTYPRFNRLLDELGVKGQKTDMSFSVKNQANGLEYNGHTLTTLFAQKRNLFKPTFYRFLAEIVRFNRLAKAMAQQESINDVTLGDFLQQQGFTDYFCQNYILPMGAAIWSSSLADMRQFPLPFFVNFFLNHGLLDINNRPQWSVIKGGSRCYIPALTKGFANRIKLNSPVQNVYRQGDHLVVESKGEKQSYDQVIMACHSDQALAMINDASSQETRVLSALQYQANEVVLHTDTNLLPRRKAAWAAWNYWLDGSDKEQNQLPKLTYNMNILQGLKTQKTYCVSLNATADIQPQAIIKRFTYHHPVFNPAAIAAQQQRDLINGVNGIWFCGAYWYNGFHEDGVRSAEDIVEAFELGLPRVLRGVA, from the coding sequence ATGAAAATTGCCATTATTGGAAGTGGAATATCTGGTTTAACATGTGCTTATCACTTGCACAAAAATCACGATGTAACGGTTTATGAAGCCAATCACTACATCGGAGGTCACACCGCGACTGTGGATGTCGATGAGTCAGGTAAACCTTTGGCGATTGATACTGGTTTTATTGTTTACAATGACCGTACGTATCCCAGGTTCAATCGACTACTGGATGAATTGGGTGTAAAAGGCCAAAAAACCGATATGAGTTTTAGTGTCAAAAATCAAGCTAATGGCCTGGAGTACAATGGGCATACCTTAACGACGCTGTTTGCCCAAAAACGCAATTTATTCAAGCCAACATTTTATCGATTTTTAGCCGAAATTGTGCGCTTTAACCGCCTGGCGAAGGCGATGGCGCAACAAGAATCAATCAATGATGTGACCTTAGGGGATTTTCTACAGCAGCAAGGTTTTACTGATTATTTTTGTCAAAATTACATTTTGCCAATGGGGGCGGCGATTTGGTCTTCTTCGCTGGCTGATATGAGGCAATTTCCTCTGCCATTTTTTGTTAACTTTTTCCTTAATCACGGTTTATTGGACATCAATAACCGTCCTCAGTGGTCGGTGATAAAAGGGGGGTCAAGGTGCTACATTCCCGCGTTAACGAAAGGGTTTGCCAACCGTATTAAACTCAATTCACCGGTGCAAAACGTTTACCGACAGGGCGATCACCTTGTGGTTGAATCAAAAGGTGAAAAGCAATCATATGATCAAGTGATTATGGCTTGTCATAGCGATCAAGCCTTGGCAATGATTAATGATGCCAGTTCACAAGAAACTCGTGTCCTTTCGGCGTTGCAGTATCAAGCCAACGAAGTTGTACTCCATACAGATACCAATTTATTACCCCGGCGTAAAGCGGCGTGGGCGGCTTGGAACTACTGGCTAGACGGCAGTGATAAAGAGCAAAATCAATTGCCTAAACTAACTTATAATATGAATATTTTACAAGGACTTAAAACACAAAAAACCTATTGCGTGAGTTTGAATGCCACTGCTGATATTCAACCTCAAGCCATTATTAAACGCTTTACTTATCACCATCCGGTTTTTAATCCTGCGGCGATAGCGGCACAACAGCAACGCGATCTTATTAATGGCGTCAATGGCATTTGGTTTTGCGGCGCTTATTGGTATAACGGATTTCACGAGGATGGTGTGCGTAGTGCGGAAGACATTGTTGAAGCGTTTGAGCTTGGTCTACCGCGTGTTCTTCGAGGCGTTGCGTGA
- the htpX gene encoding protease HtpX, translating to MKRVVLFLATNLAVVLVLSVVLNLVYAFTGLQPGSLSGLLVMAALFGFGGSFISLMMSKGMAIRSVGAVVIESPRNETEHWLVQTVSQQAQKAGIGMPDVAIYDAPDINAFATGAKRDDALVAVSTGLLHNMSRDEAEAVLAHEVSHIANGDMVTMTLMQGVVNTFVIFLSRFIANIVANNDNEEGEGSNWMVYFGVSMVLELVFGFLASFITMWYSRRREYFADAGSAQLVGKHKMIAALEKLKLSQESRLDGTMMAFGINGKSTVTELLMSHPPLDKRIQALRQL from the coding sequence ATGAAACGTGTCGTGTTATTTCTCGCCACAAACTTAGCCGTAGTTCTGGTGTTAAGTGTTGTTCTTAACTTAGTCTACGCATTTACAGGCCTTCAACCTGGCAGTTTATCAGGGTTATTAGTCATGGCCGCGCTGTTTGGTTTTGGCGGCTCTTTTATTTCTCTTATGATGTCAAAGGGAATGGCGATACGGTCAGTTGGCGCTGTCGTGATTGAAAGCCCGCGCAATGAAACAGAACACTGGCTTGTACAAACGGTCTCCCAACAAGCCCAAAAGGCGGGTATTGGTATGCCCGACGTTGCCATTTATGATGCCCCTGACATTAATGCCTTTGCCACCGGCGCTAAGCGCGATGATGCTTTGGTTGCCGTGTCTACGGGTTTGCTGCACAACATGAGCCGCGATGAAGCAGAAGCCGTTTTGGCCCATGAAGTCAGTCACATTGCCAACGGTGATATGGTGACCATGACTTTGATGCAAGGGGTCGTTAATACCTTTGTCATTTTCTTATCGCGATTTATTGCCAATATTGTCGCGAATAATGATAACGAAGAAGGTGAAGGCAGCAACTGGATGGTGTACTTTGGTGTTTCTATGGTCCTCGAGTTGGTGTTTGGCTTTTTGGCCAGCTTCATTACGATGTGGTACAGCCGTCGGCGCGAATATTTTGCCGATGCGGGTTCTGCACAGTTAGTCGGTAAGCACAAAATGATCGCGGCGTTAGAAAAACTGAAATTGAGTCAAGAATCCCGCCTAGATGGTACCATGATGGCTTTTGGTATTAATGGTAAATCGACAGTGACAGAACTTTTAATGAGTCACCCTCCGCTTGACAAACGTATTCAAGCCTTGCGTCAATTGTAA
- the serS gene encoding serine--tRNA ligase — translation MLDSKLLRTELDETAQKLARRGFDLDVDTISQLEEKRKSIQVEVENLQSTRNAISKEIGQKMAAGDKEGAEAIKQKIGNLGADLEAKKAQLAEIQTQLESIVLSVPNLPADDVPAGRDENDNVEVARWGEPKEYDFEVKDHVDLGEMGDGLDFASATKITGARFIVMKGQFARLHRAIAQFMLDLHTDEHGYTEMYVPYLVNADSLYGTGQLPKFGKDLFHTEPLIEKVNDEEPRKLSLIPTAEVPLTNLVRDTISDEADLPIKMTAHTPCFRSEAGSYGRDTRGLIRMHQFDKVELVQITKPEESMDALESLTSHAEKVLQLLELPYRKVILCTGDMGFGACKTYDLEVWVPAQKTYREISSCSNMWDFQARRMQARFRRKGEKKPELVHTLNGSGLAVGRTMVAILENNQQADGRIEIPQVLHKYMGGLTHIG, via the coding sequence ATGCTGGATTCTAAATTACTTCGTACAGAGCTGGATGAAACGGCGCAAAAATTGGCACGACGAGGTTTTGACCTCGATGTTGACACCATCAGTCAATTGGAAGAAAAACGAAAATCTATTCAAGTTGAAGTTGAGAATCTACAGTCCACTCGCAATGCTATTTCCAAAGAAATTGGGCAGAAGATGGCAGCAGGCGACAAAGAAGGCGCAGAGGCTATTAAACAAAAGATTGGTAACCTAGGCGCTGATCTCGAAGCTAAAAAAGCGCAATTAGCCGAAATTCAAACTCAACTTGAAAGCATTGTCCTTTCTGTGCCCAACTTGCCAGCAGACGATGTACCAGCGGGTCGTGATGAAAACGATAATGTTGAAGTTGCACGTTGGGGTGAGCCTAAAGAATACGATTTTGAAGTCAAAGATCACGTTGATCTTGGCGAAATGGGCGATGGGTTGGACTTTGCAAGTGCAACCAAAATCACTGGTGCGCGTTTTATCGTGATGAAGGGACAATTTGCCCGTTTGCACCGTGCTATTGCTCAATTTATGTTAGACCTACACACGGACGAGCACGGCTATACAGAGATGTACGTGCCTTACTTGGTTAATGCTGATAGTTTGTATGGCACGGGTCAATTACCAAAATTTGGCAAAGACCTGTTTCACACTGAACCATTGATCGAAAAAGTTAACGACGAGGAGCCACGTAAGCTTTCCTTGATCCCGACGGCTGAGGTTCCGTTGACCAACTTAGTGCGCGATACCATCAGTGACGAAGCGGATTTGCCGATCAAAATGACGGCTCACACACCGTGTTTCCGTTCAGAAGCGGGCTCTTACGGCCGGGATACTCGAGGTTTGATTCGTATGCACCAGTTTGACAAGGTGGAACTCGTTCAAATCACGAAGCCAGAAGAGTCTATGGACGCGCTTGAGTCATTGACTTCACACGCAGAAAAAGTGCTTCAATTACTGGAGTTGCCGTATCGAAAAGTCATTTTGTGTACCGGTGATATGGGCTTTGGTGCTTGTAAAACGTATGATTTGGAAGTTTGGGTTCCGGCGCAAAAAACCTATCGCGAGATTTCTTCATGTTCTAACATGTGGGATTTTCAAGCACGTCGTATGCAAGCCCGTTTCCGTCGTAAAGGCGAGAAGAAGCCTGAACTTGTCCATACTCTCAATGGTTCTGGTTTGGCCGTGGGTCGAACTATGGTCGCTATCCTTGAAAACAACCAACAAGCTGATGGGCGTATTGAAATCCCACAAGTATTACACAAATACATGGGTGGTCTTACTCACATTGGTTAA
- the bioD gene encoding dethiobiotin synthase — MNNAFFVTGTNTEVGKTVASQALLQALAAQGWTTCGYKPVAAGCDKSEQGYLNDDALSLQRHSTCRLPYHEVNPYALEIPASPHISAHRAQEVIELQRLTQGLQTLSEKADWVLVEGAGGWHVPLNDSYCFSDWVAEVKLPVVLVVGVQLGCLNHALLTQQAILAQGLTLAGWIANRINPGSEYYQENLQYLERTMKAPKLGEIPYLSREKRADLSPYIDNLAPLVGRYMK; from the coding sequence ATGAATAATGCTTTTTTTGTCACTGGTACCAATACTGAAGTTGGCAAAACGGTGGCTTCTCAAGCCTTGTTGCAAGCTTTAGCCGCCCAAGGGTGGACAACATGTGGTTACAAACCTGTGGCGGCGGGATGTGACAAGAGTGAGCAAGGCTACCTCAATGATGATGCACTGTCTTTACAGCGCCACTCGACGTGCCGCTTACCCTACCATGAGGTAAACCCTTACGCGCTTGAGATACCCGCATCACCGCATATTTCAGCTCATAGAGCGCAAGAGGTTATCGAACTTCAGCGGTTAACACAGGGGTTACAGACGTTATCTGAAAAAGCCGATTGGGTATTGGTCGAGGGCGCGGGTGGGTGGCATGTCCCGCTCAACGATTCATATTGTTTCTCAGACTGGGTGGCAGAGGTCAAATTGCCGGTGGTGTTAGTAGTTGGTGTTCAGCTTGGCTGTTTGAATCACGCATTACTGACACAGCAAGCGATTTTGGCACAGGGGTTAACCCTTGCCGGTTGGATTGCGAACCGAATTAACCCTGGTTCAGAGTATTACCAAGAAAACCTTCAGTATCTTGAGCGGACAATGAAAGCCCCTAAACTGGGTGAGATACCTTATTTGAGCAGGGAAAAAAGAGCAGACTTGTCGCCTTACATTGATAATTTGGCGCCTTTAGTTGGCCGTTACATGAAATAA
- a CDS encoding nuclear transport factor 2 family protein: protein MDIQRVVQAYQELTKSNIALLGHIYHSNVVFKDPVHKIEGWEALELYFESLYQNVISCSFDIHHAQQTENQGFLVWTMRLQHPKLRRGQEITVEGMSWLQFSDHKVIVQQDAYDLGEMIYEHIPLLGHVVRKVKQGLAQ from the coding sequence ATGGACATACAACGCGTTGTACAGGCATATCAAGAATTAACGAAATCCAATATTGCGCTTCTTGGTCATATTTATCACTCGAATGTGGTTTTTAAAGATCCTGTACACAAAATAGAAGGCTGGGAAGCGCTAGAACTCTATTTTGAAAGTCTCTACCAGAATGTCATCAGCTGCAGTTTTGACATCCATCATGCTCAACAAACGGAAAATCAAGGCTTTTTGGTTTGGACAATGCGTTTGCAACACCCAAAATTACGTCGTGGTCAGGAAATTACGGTCGAAGGCATGTCATGGCTACAATTTTCTGATCACAAAGTCATCGTACAGCAAGACGCCTATGACCTTGGCGAAATGATTTATGAACACATTCCTTTGTTAGGTCATGTGGTGCGAAAGGTCAAGCAAGGACTGGCACAATGA